Genomic segment of Chloroflexota bacterium:
TCGGCGCACATAGCCGACGGCGAAGACATCGCAGGCTTCGGGGTCGTCGACGACGTTGACGATAGCTCCGCGGCTGCGCGCGTCATCGGCGACGGTTCGATCGTGGGCACGGTCGCCGGTGGCGATGATGACGAGCGCCTGACCGTCGAGGTGGGCTGGGTCGTAGGGCGTGCGCCGCAGTTCGGCCTGCCCTTCGTCGGCGAGGGCCTGGAGACCCTCATCGACTGCTTCTTCCGGCTCGATCAGCACGGTGGGATGGATGCCGAAGTCGGCGAGGTAGGCCGCCTTGTCAGCCGCCGCCGGGCCGCCGCCCACGACGAGCGCGGTGCGTCCTTGCATGTTGAGCACCATGGGCAGGTAGGCGCGTTGGCTCACCGGCAGCAACCGGCACGGAGACTTGGGCATAGCTCGGTCAGCAGAAGAGTTCGCGGCGAAATCCTGGATGCTTCGAGGTTGGATGTGGGGTGGATTCCCGCCTTCGCGGGAATGACGGAGGGGAAAGCGGAAATGACGGAGGGGAGCGAGGGGAAGACAGCCGACGTAGCACGGGTGCGCTTGGGCCGGAATGACGGAGAGGGACGCAGGCGTTGCCCGTGGGCTGCGACGGCCGCTGACTCGCTACGAACCATGTGTTGATCCTTCGGTTGCCGGGGCCTTGCTACCGTCACGCGATGCCAGCCAGCGAGCGCGTCGCGCCCGAGCCCGCCAGTCTACGCACTCGCGGCTTCGCGACCTTCGCGCTTGTGGCGGCGCTGGGCGTGGCGGGGTGGCTGCCGACGTCGTATTTCATGTCGCTGCTGGTGCGCGAACAGCTTGGCGGCGGCATCGCGGGGGCGGCGCTGGTGATCGGCACGATGCACCTGTCGCGGTCGATCGGCGCCACGGTCACGGGCCGCTGGGTGACGCGGCTCGAGAGCCGCGGGGTGCACGCGCTGGGTCTCGCCGGCATGACGGCGCTGATGGTGGTGCTGGTCGTCACGCCCGACGTTGGCTGGGTGATCGTAGCCGCCCCCGTAGCGGGCCTGGCCATGGCCTATTTCTGGACGGGACTGCAGACCTACGTCATCGAGATTGCGCCGGAGTCCCGGCGCGGGGCCGCCGTCGGCGCCATTGGGTTCGTGGTGGTCCTGGTCCCAGGCATCGCCGGCGTGGCGCAGGGCTTCGTGGCGGATGCCTTCGGCTTTCGCGTGTTTGCCATCGGGGCGGGAACGGCGCTTGCCGCCGCGCTGGCGCTGACGCTCGGGGCGTTGCCGCGGCCGACGCCGGTTCCGGCGCGGCAGTTGGCGCAAGGCATCAGCTTTGTGCGCCTGGTGCGCTTTCGGGGCGTTGCCGCGGTCATGGTCGTACGGCTCGCGTCGACGGTTGCCTATGCAGCCATGGTCTTGTTGGCCGGACCGCGAGTGGTGGAGGTCGGCGGCGACCTGCGGGCCGTGGGCGCCATGACACTGGTCGCGTCCGTCGGCGGCGCCGTGGCGCAACTGGCGATCGGACGGCTGTCGGACCGGCTGGGCCGGCGCGCCGTACTGGCCGGCACGCTGCTGTTGGCGGTTCCAGCGACGGCAGCGTTTGGGTTCGTGGGAAGCGTGCCCGGACTGCTGGTCGTCGCCACGGTCTGGGCGGTGGCGATGTGGGGTATCAACACCATGGCGGTGAGCCTGTGCGGCGACGTGGCGCCGGCGGGCTCGCTGAGCCGGGTGATGGTGCTGGACGGCACGGCGTTTTCGGCGGGCGCCGTCATTGGGGCGTCCGTGGTCTTTGCCACCGCGGCGGCGTCGCTTGCTGCCGCGCTATACGTGGGCGCGGCGGCCATGGTGGCGGGGCTGGCGGCGCTGCCGCTGGCGGCTCAGGGGCGAGAGGTTGGAGCTGCCGGGCGACGCTAGGCATTCCCACTTTTCGAATTCGCCGGAGCCGCCTCCCTCGCCGGAGCGGCCCGACCATTCAGACTGGTACACGCCATTCCGGGCGCACTCGACGACTCCGCGTCCGTTACGACCCGGGCGTCGGAGCCGGCGTCGGGATGGGGTCGCCGGGTGCCACGAACGTCACCGTCCACTCGGCGATCGGCGCCACATCGAGGGCGAGGTGAAGCGTCCCCATGGGGTGGTACGCCGATCCATCGTTCGCGACTCGTAGCTGGAAGCTCTCCGAAAAGTGGCGTGTGGCCTCGAAGAATGCCTGGAGGGGTCCGCCGGCGCCCTGCAAGACAATCAGGAGGAGCTTGACGGTGCATTGATCGTCGGGCTCTTCGCAGTTGAGGACGTTGTTCGAAACCTCCATGAGCATTGTCCAGGTGCCTTCGGCGAGTCTGAGCTCGCGCCTCCCCGGACCGGTCCCCGAGACAGTGAAGGTCTCACCACGCGCACCCGCAGGATCCACATGCGGGGTTGGGCCAGCGAAATCCTCGAAGGTCAGCGTCCACTGGGTCGTCGGCTCCGCCGAGACGACGATGCTCTGCGACCCGGCCGGAATGTCGCCCAGGTATCCGACCCACAAATACTCCTCGCCCATGAGCGAGGAGTCCTCGCCCACGCGACGCAGACTGGTCTCCTCCTCCAGGTCGATCGGAATCAGGGTGTCCTCGCTAAGTGGATCGTCGTCGTAGACCCGAACCCTCAAGTACCCGCTGGGACAAGGCTCGTCCCCGCACTCGGTTTCGATCAGCGCCTCGGCGCGCATTGTCCAGCGCCCCTCAGCGAGCGAGACATCGTGCCTCTCCCGGCCGGTGCCGGTCAGCGTGAACGACTCGCCGGCGGCGCCAGGCCCGGCGTCGGCCGCAGGCGGTGGGAGTTCGCCGGGCGCCACGAAGGACACCGTCCACTCGGCCTGCGCCGCCACGTCGATATGTATCACCAGCGGTCCGGTCGGGAAGTACCACTCCAGCCCGTCCGCGACGCGGAGATTGTCGTGGGTCCCCCTCCAGTCGCTCGCCGTATCGAAGAATTGGGCTCCGATAACACCGCTGAGGGGCCGCACGCTCACAAAAAAGTCCCGGGGAACACATGTGGCTGGGTCTTCACAGCGTTCGTTCCACGGGCGCCGCTCCGGGCCAGTGCCGGAACGGACAACGATCTCTCGGGGGGCAGCGGCGGGATCCGGCAACCGGAAGAGCGTGGGGCAGGGAAAGTCGCAGACGGTGTTGCTCGAAATGTCCAGGATCATGGTCCATGTGCCTTCGGCGAGCCACACCTCTCGCCTTGCCGGGCCGGTCCCGGAGAGGGCGAAGGACTCGCCGTCGGCGCCGGCGGGATCCGGGGGCGGGAAGGCTTCGTAGTCCTCGAAGGTCAGCGTCCAATGGACCGATGGCTCCACCGTGACGACAAGTCGCTGCGGGCCGGACTTCACCTGGCCGAGGCGCCCGACCCAGAGCAGCGTCGGATCCAGGTACCAAGCCTCGATATGCTCCCGACTCGACTTCGCCGACTCGTGGCGAAGCATCCAATGATCGATCGGGACGTAGGGGTCCCGGCGGTCAGGGTCGGTGTGTTCCATTTGAATGCTGACCTGCTCCAACGAACAGGGATCGGGCAGACAGTTCCGCTGATGCGATAGCTCCGCGGTGACCGACCAGCGCCCCTCGGCGAGCGAGATCTCGGGCGTCTCCGTTCCGGTCCCGGTGAGCGTGAAGGACTCGCCGTCGACGCCGGGCAAATCGGTCGAAATCGCAGTTGGCTCAGGGGTCGGTGAGGCGGTCGGCGTTGGCGTCGGAGCGGGCGTTGGGGTCGGCGTCGGCGCAGGCGTGGGGGTCGGCGTCGGGGCGGGCGTAGGAGTCGGCGTCGGGGCGGGCGTGGGAGTCGGCGTCGGAGCGGGCGTTGGTGTCGGCGTCGGGGCAGGTGTTGGGGTCGGCGTCGGGGCGGGCGTGGGAGTCGGCGTCGGGGCAGGTGTTGGGGTCGGCGTCGGTGTTGGGGCAAGCGTGGGAGTCGGGGTCGGGACGGGTGATGGCGTCGGGGCAGCCGTTGGCGTCGGTGTCGGAGCTGGTGTGGGAGTGAGCGACGGGGCAGGCGTTGGAGTCGGGGTCGCGGTCGGCTCTGGGGTGGGTGAGGCGGTCGGACTCGGCGTCGGGGAGGGCGTGGCGGTCGGGGAGGGAGCAGGGGTGATCGTCTCCCGAGGCACGTCCCCGCAGGCCGCGCCCGCGATAATGAGCGCCCCGAGGAACAGCCCGACGGGCAATGTCGTCCAGGGCTTGCGGGACGTCATGGCGCAGAGCCGAACTTGACGACGAACTGGGCTAGCGCTTCAGGCATGCTTGCCCCACAGCCCTCGAATCCGCTCTCCGATTGTCCCACCATCACCGCGGTTGCCTCGCCCGTTCCTTGCCGTCATCCCGTCGTGCCAGCCCTTAGCCGGCATCCAGGTCCGGGCTGTTGGTGGTTCATCCCTTGACGCGAGGACGAGCGCTCTAGATTTCTCGCTGCGCTCGAAATGACATGTGGCGACCGCGAAGTGACAGCTGAGGGCCGCCCATAGCTCCAGGGCCGAACAAGCCCCGGCTGGCGCGACTATTGGCCATGGTCTTGCCGGAACAGCAGCAGCGGAATTTGCAGACGTGCTGGGCTGGACGGTCAGCGCACATCAATCGCAGAACCCATCGATCCCGTCGAGCACCAGCGCCAAGTCAAATTCAAGGCTCTCCAGCATGTACACACCCTGTTCAAATTCGCCGATGTCTAGCCTGTCGAAGCCGTCCAAGAAGTGCTTCATGCTGTAGATCGTCCCGCGGGCCAGGCTCGTGGCCGAGTCATGAATCCCCGAGGAGCTTGGGATCGACTTCGGTGGGCTGAGGTCCAGGATCTTCTCTGCCTCGCCCTTGGCAACCGCCGCCACGGCAGCGAATTCGCGCATAAAACGGTCGGTGAAGACAATCTGCGGGTCATTCTCAAGGCGAATGAAAAGCCGTTGGAGATTGAATGTCGCCTCGTCGATGCCCGACACCGCATCGCCCAAGCCCCGCAGATAAACCGCCTCCACAGGTGTCGGGCAAGGCGCGGACGTTGGGTTCGGCGTCGGGGACCGTGTCAGGGGCGCTGCGGTGGTGGTCGGGGTCGCAGCCGGCTCTGGGGTCGGTGAGGCAGTCAGCGTCAGTGCCGTCGCCGTCGGGGCGGCTACGCGGGGCGGGGAAAGCTCCGGCTCCGCGGTCGCGTCCCCACAGGTCGCGCCGCCAGAGCCGAGAAGGACCGCGCCGAGGATCAGGCCGACGAGCACCGCCGCCGGGGGCTTGCGTAACCTCACGACGCGGAGCGGGGTGTGGCGAGGTCTTGGGCCAGCGCTTCAGGCATCCCCGCACCACGGCCCTCGAGCCCAACTCGGAATTGTCGCACCACCGCTGATCCCTCACCCTCGCCCGTGCCTCGCCGACACTCCATTGGATCGGACGCAAGCCAGTGTGCGGGTTGGGGCTACCGGTGCTTCATCCCTGGACGCGAGGTCGAGCGTCTTAGATTTCTCGCTGCGCTCGAAATGACAGGGAGGTGGCCGCCAATTGACACTTAGGCGGCGCGGTCTGCAGCGATCGGACGAACCTAGTAGGGCGGTTGCGTCTCCGGGTGGCGGCGCATGTAGTTGGCCTGCTGGACGCCGATGTTTTCCTGGAGCTGGATGGAGAGGCCGCCGTCGACGACGAGGGCGTGGCCGGTGACGAACGAGGCGTCGTCGGAGCAAAGGAAGGACACAGCCGAGCCGATTTCCTCGGGCTTGCCGGTGCGGCGAAGCGGGTACTGATCGGCGAACAGCTTCAGCCCGTCAGGATTGTCATCCCACATCACTCGCTGGATGTTTTCGGTGACCATGTGCCCGGGGCAGATGCTGTTGACCCGGATGTTGTCCGGGCCGTGCTGGATGGCCATCTGCTTGGTGACGCCGATGGCGGCGGACTTGCCGGCTTCGTAGACCAGGTAGTCCTTGGCCATGAGGAGGCCGTGGACCGAGGCGATGTTGACGATGTTGCCGCCGCCGACGCGGCGCATCTCGGGCACGGCGTACTTGGCGCCAAGGAAGAGGGCCTTGACCAGGAGCGACATGCCGAAGTCCCATTGCTCCTCGGTGACTTCCTCCACGCCGCCGGGCAGCGCCTCCATGGCGGGAAAGGCGTTGTTGACCAGGATGTCGAGACGGCCCCAGCGCTCGACGGCGTCCTGGACCATCTTCCGAATGTCGTCGTGGCGGGACACGTCGGAGTGGATCGCGGCGGCCGTGCCGCCCGCGGCCTCGATTTGCGCCACGTTGGACGCCGACAGCTCGTCGGCGATGTCCGCGATGAGCACGCGCTCGCCGTCGGCGGCCAGGCGGCGGGCAATGGCGCCGCCGATGCCGGTGGCGCCGCCGGTGACGATCGCTACACGGGGTTCAGCCATGGTCATGCTCCTGACTGTTGTTCCCGCGACCAGTGCCGAGTGCGCCGACGCGGGCGAATTGGCTTCGTTCGTGGTGAGCCCCTCGACTGGCTCGGGACAGGCTCTGTCGAACCACGTTCCCTCCGCGAACTCGACAGATGCCCTTCGACAAGCTCAGGGCGAACGGAGGGGCACCATCCCCGGCCGCGCCGTGGTCGGCCGGATTGACCCCCATCCTAACCTTCCCCCTTTCAGAGGGAAGGGACTGGACCCATTTCAGAGGGAAGGGACTGGACCCATTCCAGGGGGAAGGGACCGGACCGGCGGTCGAGCCTTCCTCCTTCGCTCAGGCTTTTGCCTAGCTCTGAACGGGCGGGTCTGAGACCCGCCCCTACCCCAATGACCCGGAACCGCTGGACGTGGCCGGACTGGATTCCGGCTTGCGCCGGAATGACGGAGGGGTTGCGCGAAGGCCTCACTCCAGGCGGAAGGGACCGGACCTGGACGCTTCCTAGCCTACGGCAGCCGGCTGCTTGGGGCGCGCGCGGTCGGCGCCATTCGACTGCGCGTCGTCGGATGCGATTCCGAGCACCCGCGCCAGGAATATGCCCGTGTAGCTGTCGGGGTCGGCGGCGACCTCTTCCGGGGTGCCGGCCACGACGAGCTCCCCGCCGCCGTCGCCGCCTTCCGGTCCCAGGTCGATGATCCAGTCGGCGCTCTTGACGACGTCCAGGTTGTGCTCGATGACGATGATGGTGTTGCCGGCGTCGACCAGCCGCTGCAGCACGGCAATCAGCCGCCGCGTGTCGGCGAAGTGCAGGCCGGTGGTGGGCTCGTCGAGGATGTAGAGCGTGCGTCCGGTGGCGCGCTTGGCCAGCTCGGATGAGAGCTTGACGCGCTGGGCCTCGCCGCCGGAGAGGGTGGTCGCGGGCTGGCCCAGGCGGATGTATCCCAGCCCCACGTCTACCAGCGTGCCCAGCTTGCGCTCGATGGCAGGGATGTTGGCGAAGAAGGCGTGGGCGTCCTGCACGGTCATGTCCAGGACCTCGGCGATGTTCTTGCCCTTGTAGTGGATCTCCAGCGCCTCGCGGTTGTAGCGCGCGCCGTGGCAAACCTCGCAGGTGACGTAGACGTCGGGCAGAAACTGCATTTCGATCTTGTTGAGACCCTGGCCCTGGCAGGCCTCGCAGCGCCCGCCCTTGACGTTGAAGGAGAAGCGCCCCGGCTTGTAGCCGCGCGCCCGCGCCTCGGGCACGGCGGCGAACAGCTCGCGGATCGGCGTGAAGGCGGCGGTGTAGGTGGCCGGATTGGAGCGCGGCGTGCGGCCGATGGGCGACTGGTCGATCTCGATGACCTTGTCCAGCGCCTCGGCGTTGCGGATGCGGCGGTGGGGCCCGGGCAGGTCGCGACTGCCCCAGATGCGCTGCGCCAGGGCGCGGTAGAGCACGTCGGTGATCAGGGTGCTCTTGCCGGAACCGGACACGCCGGTGACGCAGACGAAGGCGCCGAGCGGAATGCCGACGGTGAGGTCCTTGAGATTGTTGGCGCCGGCGCCCTCGACGTGGATGGTTTGGCCATTGCCGGAACGCCGACCGCGCGGGACCGGGATCGACTCGCGCCCGGCGAGATAGGCGCCGGTGAGCGACTGCTCCGAGCGCTCGATGCGTTCCACCGGGCCGTCGGCGACGACCTCGCCGCCGTGCTCCCCGGCGCCCGGTCCGAAGTCGATGACCCAGTCCGCCGACCGGATGGTCTCTTCGTCGTGCTCGACCACGAGCACGGTGTTGCCCAGGTCGCGCAGACCCAGCAGCGTCTGCACGAGGCGGCGGTTGTCGCGCTGGTGCAGGCCGATGCTCGGCTCGTCGAGGATGTAAAGCACGCCGACGAGGCTGGAGCCGATCTGGGTGGCCAGCCGAATGCGCTGGGCCTCGCCGCCGGAGAGCGTGTCCGCGGCGCGATCGAGGGTGAGGTATTCGAGGCCCACGGACTCCAGGAATCCCAGGCGCGCCCGCACCTCCTTGAGCACCTGGACGGCGATGGCGGCTTCGCGGGCGCTGAGCTCGAGGCCCTCGAAGAACCTGGCGGCGGCCTCCACGGTCTTTTCCGTGGCGTCGTGGATCGAGAGCCCGCCCACGGTCACGGCCAGGCTCTCGCGCTTGAGCCGCGCGCCCTGACAGGCGGGACACGTGCGGCGCGTCATGTAGCGCTCGATCTCGCCGCGTACATAGTCGGACTCGGTCTGCTGGTAGCGGCGACGCAGATTTGGCACCACGCCCTCGAACTCGAAGGTGTAGACCCGACGCCGGCCACGGCTGCCGACGTGCTCGACGGTCAGGGGCGTGAGGCTGCCGTAGAGCAGCACGTCGACGGCCTCGGAGCTGAGCTGCTCAATGGGCGTCGTCGCGGTGAAGCCGTATTTGGCGGCCAGGGCGTCCAGCACGGCGCGCGTCATGGACGGTCCGGTGCCGGAGGCGCGCGCCCAGGGGGCGATGGCGCCGCCGTCGATGGAGAGCTTGCGATTGGGGATCACCAGGCTCGGGTCGATTTCCAGCTTGGCGCCCAGGCCGTCGCACTCGGGACAGGCCCCATGCGGGGTGTTGAACGAAAACGACCGCGGCTCGAGCGTGGGAAAGCTCAGCCCATCGTCCACACAGGCCAGCGACTCGCTGAGCGTGAAGGCGTCGCCGTCCACCACTTGCAGCACGACCACGCCCTCGGCCAGCTTGAGGGCCGTCTCCAGCGAGTCGGCCAGCCGGGCCTGCACGTCGCGCCGCACGGCGAGGCGGTCGACCACGATCTCAATGTCGTGCCAGAGGTTGCGGTCCAGCGCCGGCACGTCGTCCAGGGCGTGAACCTCGCCGTTGACCCGCACGCGAGCGAAGCCGGCCTGCCGCGCGTCGTCGAAC
This window contains:
- the uvrA gene encoding excinuclease ABC subunit UvrA, with the translated sequence MPENAIVVRGAREHNLKNIDVEIPRDKLVVISGISGSGKSSLAFDTLYAEGQRRYVESLSAYARQFLGQLEKPDVDQIEGLSPAISIDQKARSHNPRSTVGTVTEIYDYLRLLYARVGQPHCPECGKVLSRQTIQEMVDFVLDWDDGTRFLVLAPVVKHRKGEHKGVFDDARQAGFARVRVNGEVHALDDVPALDRNLWHDIEIVVDRLAVRRDVQARLADSLETALKLAEGVVVLQVVDGDAFTLSESLACVDDGLSFPTLEPRSFSFNTPHGACPECDGLGAKLEIDPSLVIPNRKLSIDGGAIAPWARASGTGPSMTRAVLDALAAKYGFTATTPIEQLSSEAVDVLLYGSLTPLTVEHVGSRGRRRVYTFEFEGVVPNLRRRYQQTESDYVRGEIERYMTRRTCPACQGARLKRESLAVTVGGLSIHDATEKTVEAAARFFEGLELSAREAAIAVQVLKEVRARLGFLESVGLEYLTLDRAADTLSGGEAQRIRLATQIGSSLVGVLYILDEPSIGLHQRDNRRLVQTLLGLRDLGNTVLVVEHDEETIRSADWVIDFGPGAGEHGGEVVADGPVERIERSEQSLTGAYLAGRESIPVPRGRRSGNGQTIHVEGAGANNLKDLTVGIPLGAFVCVTGVSGSGKSTLITDVLYRALAQRIWGSRDLPGPHRRIRNAEALDKVIEIDQSPIGRTPRSNPATYTAAFTPIRELFAAVPEARARGYKPGRFSFNVKGGRCEACQGQGLNKIEMQFLPDVYVTCEVCHGARYNREALEIHYKGKNIAEVLDMTVQDAHAFFANIPAIERKLGTLVDVGLGYIRLGQPATTLSGGEAQRVKLSSELAKRATGRTLYILDEPTTGLHFADTRRLIAVLQRLVDAGNTIIVIEHNLDVVKSADWIIDLGPEGGDGGGELVVAGTPEEVAADPDSYTGIFLARVLGIASDDAQSNGADRARPKQPAAVG
- a CDS encoding bifunctional precorrin-2 dehydrogenase/sirohydrochlorin ferrochelatase, with product MPKSPCRLLPVSQRAYLPMVLNMQGRTALVVGGGPAAADKAAYLADFGIHPTVLIEPEEAVDEGLQALADEGQAELRRTPYDPAHLDGQALVIIATGDRAHDRTVADDARSRGAIVNVVDDPEACDVFAVGYVRRGPVAVSVSTGGRSPAFTATLREHLDDVLGSDIEDHLDHYVRWRERVRRAVSGFGSRERLWRELRAAGLYKVLRRDGPEAAGQLVDAAIARHQADDSAS
- a CDS encoding MFS transporter, translated to MPASERVAPEPASLRTRGFATFALVAALGVAGWLPTSYFMSLLVREQLGGGIAGAALVIGTMHLSRSIGATVTGRWVTRLESRGVHALGLAGMTALMVVLVVTPDVGWVIVAAPVAGLAMAYFWTGLQTYVIEIAPESRRGAAVGAIGFVVVLVPGIAGVAQGFVADAFGFRVFAIGAGTALAAALALTLGALPRPTPVPARQLAQGISFVRLVRFRGVAAVMVVRLASTVAYAAMVLLAGPRVVEVGGDLRAVGAMTLVASVGGAVAQLAIGRLSDRLGRRAVLAGTLLLAVPATAAFGFVGSVPGLLVVATVWAVAMWGINTMAVSLCGDVAPAGSLSRVMVLDGTAFSAGAVIGASVVFATAAASLAAALYVGAAAMVAGLAALPLAAQGREVGAAGRR
- a CDS encoding glucose 1-dehydrogenase yields the protein MAEPRVAIVTGGATGIGGAIARRLAADGERVLIADIADELSASNVAQIEAAGGTAAAIHSDVSRHDDIRKMVQDAVERWGRLDILVNNAFPAMEALPGGVEEVTEEQWDFGMSLLVKALFLGAKYAVPEMRRVGGGNIVNIASVHGLLMAKDYLVYEAGKSAAIGVTKQMAIQHGPDNIRVNSICPGHMVTENIQRVMWDDNPDGLKLFADQYPLRRTGKPEEIGSAVSFLCSDDASFVTGHALVVDGGLSIQLQENIGVQQANYMRRHPETQPPY